One part of the Tachysurus vachellii isolate PV-2020 chromosome 6, HZAU_Pvac_v1, whole genome shotgun sequence genome encodes these proteins:
- the tnfaip3 gene encoding tumor necrosis factor alpha-induced protein 3 yields the protein MSQGQNFLPKFLFVSNLLKAMKIRERVPHDVVKPSASGGLLHHLRGMHRYTLEMIRMSQFPQAFREIIQSAILDRAMQTSLEQEKRLNWCYEVKKLVPLRTNGDGNCLLHAASQYMLGVQDTDLVLRKTLYAVLKETDTSNFRARFQTELLHSQEFTQTGLRYSTKNWEEEWEKIVDMASPVTSSNGLQFDSLEDIHIFVLSNILRRPIIVIADQVLRSMKSGSSFSPLNVGGIYLPLHWPPGECYKYPIVLGYDSQHFAPLITIKDSGPEFRALPLINSGRGGFEELRIHFLTEKEQQQKERLLNEYLMLMEIPVIGVGYEPTKIIRAARLDEGNLPEDMNLMEDYMQLVNHEYKRWQEDKDALWAPTSQQAPPPFSVSQLSLIEIRCATPRCTFYVSVDTQPHCHQCFEKRRASGKHEAVASRPNRTNHVNGPSEPTIPSPRSAPPTAPSLSLYSETHAMKCKTPDCLFTLSVEHDGLCERCFNARQAGNGQPQGPAHGWGHTQWGPGTRDREKNREKDAEQCSACRQEAARTFNGLCPPCMQRSAVDQQQEPRMDMPAWVPSREPERPGTTGHTWHTQTARQCKRSGCQFFGTAEKLGFCTICYVDYQTNHQGAPAVVQPRNTSEAGFQNVRCRGQGCGAVGKAMLEGYCNKCYVKEQSTRFNEAASRGSTSPPVLRAPKSRPMATLSQTHCRRSGCKNVSPGCTDLCPDCLNRGGQREGRRAHAPKEKSKQRCRTQGCDHYANQEKQGYCNECDHFKQIYRG from the exons ATGTCACAGGGCCAAAACTTCCTGCCCAAGTTCCTGTTTGTGAGTAACCTCCTGAAGGCCATGAAGATCCGTGAGCGAGTTCCTCATGATGTTGTAAAGCCATCAGCCAGTGGTGGTCTGCTTCACCATCTTCGTGGCATGCACCGCTACACGCTGGAAATGATCCGGATGAGCCAGTTCCCGCAGGCCTTCCGTGAGATCATCCAGTCGGCCATCTTGGACCGGGCTATGCAGACCTCACTGGAGCAGGAGAAGAGGCTCAACTGGTGCTATGAAGTCAAGAAGCTGGTGCCACTCCGAACAAATG GTGATGGAAATTGCCTGCTTCATGCAGCTTCACAATACATGCTGGGTGTGCAGGACACAGACCTGGTCCTGCGGAAGACGCTTTACGCCGTGctcaaagagacagacacaagcAATTTTAGGGCACGCTTTCAAACAGAGCTGCTACACTCCCAGGAGTTCACCCAGACCGGCCTGCGCTACAGCACCAAG aacTGGGAAGAGGAATGGGAGAAGATAGTTGATATGGCCTCTCCTGTGACCAGCAGCAATGGCCTACAGTTTGACTCCCTGGAAGACATCCACATTTTTGTGCTGTCAAATATCCTGCGCAGGCCAATTATTGTAATTGCAG ATCAAGTGCTGAGAAGTAtgaagtctggttcctctttttcccccctcaaTGTAGGAGGCATTTACTTGCCTCTTCACTGGCCTCCGGGAGAGTGCTACAAATATCCCATAGTGCTCGGCTATGACTCGCAACACTTTGCACCCTTAATCACAATCAAAGACAGCGGCCCAG AATTTCGAGCCCTACCGTTGATTAATTCAGGAAGGGGAGGCTTTGAGGAACTGCGCATTCACTTCCTGACAGAAAAGGAGCAGCAACAAAAAGAGCGGCTGTTAAATGAATATCTGATGCTCATGGAGATCCCAGTCATAGGCGTGGGTTACGAACCCACAAAGATTATCAGGGCAGCCCG CCTTGATGAGGGCAATCTGCCTGAAGACATGAACCTGATGGAAGACTACATGCAGCTGGTGAATCATGAGTACAAGCGGTGGCAGGAGGACAAAGATGCACTGTGGGCACCCACATCGCAGCAGGCACCACCACCCTTCTCTGTCTCACAGTTGTCACTGATAGAGATTCGCTGTGCCACTCCACGCTGCACCTTCTACGTCTCAGTGGACACACAGCCGCACTGCCATCAGTGCTTTGAAAAGCGCCGTGCCAGCGGTAAGCACGAGGCTGTCGCCAGCCGTCCCAATCGGACCAACCACGTCAACGGACCATCCGAGCCAACGATCCCAAGCCCTCGCTCAGCACCACCGACTGCACCCAGCTTGAGCCTGTACAGTGAGACACATGCCATGAAGTGCAAGACACCTGACTGTCTGTTCACGCTCAGTGTAGAGCATGATGGCTTGTGCGAACGCTGCTTCAATGCCCGCCAGGCAGGTAACGGGCAGCCCCAAGGCCCTGCCCATGGCTGGGGACACACTCAGTGGGGCCCAGGCACCAGAGATcgagaaaaaaatagagaaaaagatgCAGAGCAATGTAGTGCATGTCGGCAGGAAGCCGCTCGAACATTCAATGGCCTTTGTCCACCCTGCATGCAGAGAAGTGCTGTTGACCAGCAGCAGGAGCCCAGAATGGACATGCCAGCATGGGTGCCATCCAGAGAGCCAGAGCGTCCCGGTACCACTGGGCACACatggcacacacagacagcgcGCCAGTGCAAACGCTCAGGCTGCCAGTTCTTTGGCACAGCCGAGAAGTTAGGATTCTGTACCATTTGTTATGTGGACTATCAGACCAATCACC AGGGAGCTCCAGCAGTGGTGCAGCCCAGAAATACATCAGAGGCAGGTTTTCAGAACGTACGGTGTCGTGGGCAGGGCTGTGGCGCTGTGGGCAAAGCCATGCTCGAGGGCTACTGCAACAAGTGCTACGTGAAGGAGCAGAGCACCAGATTTAATGAAGCTGCTAGCAGAGGCTCCACTTCTCCTCCAGTCTTG CGAGCGCCCAAATCACGCCCAATGGCGACACTCAGCCAGACCCATTGCAGACGCAGCGGCTGTAAGAATGTATCACCTGGCTGCACGGACTTGTGCCCGGACTGCCTGAATCGTGGAGGGCAGCGTGAGGGTCGTCGTGCCCACGCGCCAAAAGAGAAGAGCAAGCAGCGTTGTAGGACACAAGGCTGCGATCATTATGCCAACCAGGAAAAACAAGGCTACTGCAATGAGTGTGACCACTTCAAGCAGATATACCGGGGCTGA